The following coding sequences lie in one Lysobacter capsici genomic window:
- a CDS encoding O-antigen ligase family protein, with protein sequence MPSMPNSSTPPDAALAAATGEGVADPAHWAGARPPEPPPAIVGWRWAPVWILAYVALLFAPGIAETVLSLGAITMLVKLVMARFNTGARLLSDPAWALTSVLFAAYWLPELISAIDAVDPGRALREAAVDLRYLPFLWLVAAAVASEQGRRTTFGGLAIIVGIWTVDALLQAISGTSPLFFAIDSLKYAINGHRTCSAEEIAMVDRLGGILGPCNLKLGQVIASFSPFVLYAAGRRFGRGGWLAATAAVGIVVVLAGSRASWITFALVLLLSGWRVLGWKRLLGLFAAGLLALVVLNQTSTQVHQRLDRTAQIVGADLAGVDTALSGRTRIWRAALCMVAEHPINGVGARGFREAFPACDPQPGVTTSWGYGPALHAHQLLLEVLSETGAFGLLMWLAGAALAWRAWTFADGAARERARPAMLALLVTVFPFNTHLAFYSTFWGGLTLLLAALYTGSLLAQPPRDATALDTR encoded by the coding sequence TTGCCGTCTATGCCGAACTCGTCGACACCGCCTGACGCGGCCCTCGCGGCCGCGACCGGCGAGGGCGTGGCCGATCCTGCGCACTGGGCCGGCGCGCGTCCGCCCGAACCGCCGCCGGCGATCGTCGGCTGGCGCTGGGCGCCGGTGTGGATCCTGGCCTACGTCGCCTTGTTGTTCGCGCCCGGCATCGCCGAGACGGTGCTGAGCCTGGGCGCGATCACCATGCTGGTGAAGCTGGTGATGGCGCGCTTCAACACCGGCGCGCGGCTGCTCAGCGATCCGGCCTGGGCGCTGACCAGCGTGCTGTTCGCGGCCTATTGGCTGCCCGAACTGATCTCGGCGATCGACGCGGTCGATCCCGGCCGCGCCCTGCGCGAGGCGGCGGTGGACCTGCGCTATCTGCCGTTCCTGTGGCTGGTCGCGGCCGCGGTCGCGTCCGAGCAGGGCCGGCGCACGACCTTCGGCGGCCTGGCGATCATCGTCGGCATCTGGACCGTGGATGCGCTGCTGCAGGCGATCAGCGGCACCAGCCCGCTGTTCTTCGCGATCGACTCGCTCAAGTACGCGATCAACGGCCATCGCACCTGCAGCGCCGAGGAAATCGCCATGGTCGACCGGCTCGGCGGCATCCTCGGGCCGTGCAATCTCAAGCTCGGCCAGGTGATCGCGAGTTTCTCGCCGTTCGTGCTGTACGCGGCAGGTCGGCGTTTCGGTCGCGGCGGCTGGCTGGCGGCGACCGCGGCGGTCGGCATCGTGGTGGTGCTGGCCGGCTCGCGCGCCTCGTGGATCACCTTCGCGCTGGTGCTGTTGCTGTCGGGCTGGCGCGTGCTCGGCTGGAAGCGGCTGCTGGGATTGTTCGCCGCGGGGCTGTTGGCCCTGGTGGTCTTGAACCAGACCTCGACCCAGGTGCATCAGCGCCTGGACCGCACCGCGCAGATCGTCGGCGCCGATCTGGCCGGCGTCGACACCGCCTTGTCGGGACGCACCCGGATCTGGCGCGCGGCGCTGTGCATGGTCGCCGAACATCCGATCAACGGCGTCGGCGCGCGCGGCTTCCGCGAAGCGTTCCCGGCCTGCGATCCGCAGCCCGGCGTAACCACGTCCTGGGGTTACGGCCCGGCGTTGCACGCGCATCAACTGTTGCTGGAAGTGCTCAGCGAAACCGGCGCGTTCGGCCTGCTGATGTGGCTGGCCGGCGCGGCCCTGGCCTGGCGCGCGTGGACCTTCGCCGACGGCGCCGCGCGCGAACGCGCCCGGCCGGCGATGCTGGCGCTGTTGGTGACGGTGTTTCCGTTCAACACCCACCTGGCGTTCTATTCGACGTTCTGGGGCGGGCTGACCTTGCTGTTGGCGGCGCTGTATACCGGCAGCCTGCTCGCGCAACCGCCGCGGGACGCGACGGCGCTCGATACCCGTTAA
- a CDS encoding YceI family protein, translating into MKRILLAAALGLAFAGTASAAALTYKIDPNHTDVVASWSHFGFSNPVAHFGKVDGSITYDPAKPAASKVEVTIPLSGLDSHVADFDEHLKSADFFDAAKYPTITFKSTKVEAAGAKKLKVTGDLTVHGVTKPAVLDVTINKIGEQPMAKRAAAGFDATTTLKRSDFGIAKYVPNVSDEIKIRITTEAIVPKP; encoded by the coding sequence ATGAAGCGTATCCTGCTCGCCGCCGCCCTCGGCCTGGCTTTCGCCGGCACCGCCAGCGCCGCCGCCCTGACCTACAAGATCGATCCGAACCACACCGACGTGGTCGCCAGCTGGAGCCACTTCGGCTTCTCCAACCCGGTCGCGCATTTCGGCAAGGTCGACGGCAGCATCACCTACGATCCGGCCAAGCCGGCCGCGTCCAAGGTCGAGGTGACCATTCCGCTGTCCGGCCTGGATTCGCACGTCGCCGACTTCGACGAACACCTCAAGAGCGCGGATTTCTTCGACGCCGCCAAGTACCCGACCATCACCTTCAAGAGCACCAAGGTCGAAGCGGCCGGCGCCAAGAAGCTCAAGGTCACCGGCGACCTGACCGTGCACGGCGTGACCAAGCCGGCGGTGCTCGACGTGACCATCAACAAGATCGGCGAGCAGCCGATGGCCAAGCGCGCGGCGGCCGGTTTCGACGCCACCACCACGCTCAAGCGCAGCGATTTCGGCATCGCCAAGTACGTGCCGAACGTCAGCGACGAGATCAAGATCCGCATCACCACCGAAGCGATCGTGCCCAAGCCCTGA
- a CDS encoding mitochondrial fission ELM1 family protein produces the protein MSATWVLTDGHAGNQRQASALSQALGRAASDWTLHPRAPWRWLAPRRLLGAERAFGPDFVRALGARPRLAIGCGRQAALATRLLRGEGCAAVQILDPRIDPAHWDLVIAPEHDGLRGGNVITLLGSLNPVDDLWLAGARKAFPAFGALPGPRTALLLGGPSAHAAFDQAAFDTLAVQLQALLEREGGSLLATTSRRTPVEIRARLRERLTRLPRVSWYEPGEGTNPYPGLLGWADRIVCTADSVNMLSEAAATCAPVFAFGVERVDGRPRRFIDSLLSLGRVRVFDQSLLAYPVAPLRETMRVAQEVRQRLALRD, from the coding sequence ATTTCTGCAACCTGGGTCCTGACCGACGGCCATGCCGGCAATCAGCGCCAGGCCAGCGCCCTGTCCCAGGCGCTGGGGCGGGCGGCCAGCGACTGGACCCTGCACCCGCGCGCGCCGTGGCGCTGGTTGGCGCCGCGGCGGCTGCTCGGCGCCGAACGCGCCTTCGGTCCCGACTTCGTCCGCGCCCTGGGCGCGCGCCCGCGCCTGGCGATCGGCTGCGGCCGCCAGGCCGCGCTGGCCACCCGGCTGCTGCGCGGCGAAGGCTGCGCGGCGGTGCAGATTCTCGATCCGCGCATCGATCCCGCACATTGGGACCTGGTGATCGCGCCCGAACACGACGGCCTGCGCGGCGGCAACGTCATCACCCTGCTGGGTAGCCTCAATCCGGTCGACGACCTGTGGCTGGCCGGCGCGCGCAAGGCGTTTCCCGCGTTCGGCGCCCTGCCCGGCCCGCGCACCGCCCTGCTGCTCGGCGGCCCGAGCGCGCATGCTGCGTTCGACCAGGCCGCGTTCGACACCCTGGCCGTGCAGTTGCAGGCCTTGCTCGAACGCGAAGGCGGCAGCCTGCTGGCGACGACCTCGCGGCGCACCCCGGTCGAGATCCGCGCGCGCCTGCGCGAACGCCTGACGCGCCTGCCGCGGGTGTCGTGGTACGAGCCCGGCGAAGGCACCAATCCCTACCCCGGCCTGCTCGGCTGGGCCGACCGCATCGTCTGCACCGCCGATTCGGTCAACATGCTGTCGGAGGCCGCGGCCACCTGCGCGCCGGTGTTCGCCTTCGGGGTCGAGCGCGTCGACGGCCGGCCGCGGCGCTTCATCGACAGCCTGCTGAGCCTGGGCCGGGTGCGGGTGTTCGATCAGTCGCTGCTGGCGTATCCGGTGGCGCCGCTGCGCGAGACCATGCGGGTGGCGCAGGAAGTCAGACAACGGCTTGCACTGCGGGACTGA
- the glnE gene encoding bifunctional [glutamate--ammonia ligase]-adenylyl-L-tyrosine phosphorylase/[glutamate--ammonia-ligase] adenylyltransferase, with protein sequence MASPDRNSFESAHVERAIARLRAASPQMSSALEDPSLLARLARVAVVSDFAIDTLVRQPDLLLTLAADDGATPLPPPQLDSEHRADWGTRLRRYRSAGSTRLIWRDALGLDSVEDTLDGSTHLAEVCLRIALQALEDEFAQRHGVIRTPDGQRVGLVVFGLGKLGGGELNFSSDVDLVYAYEHDGSTQFDGRDAARALDAETYFAKLGQQLARLLDELTAEGFCHRVDLRLRPYGNAGRVAWSFAAMEQYFQREGRDWERYAWQKARPVAGDAQAGERFLDSLRPFVYRRYLDFGALDGLRSMKAAISAEVARKELADDIKRGPGGIREIEFLVQALQLIRGGREAELRGRRLLPALRELVAQRQISEEAGAALGEDYRFLRRLENRLQMLRDAQTHALPSLQADRERIAAGLDYPDWAALLSDLERRRERITAEFDALLAPRRRRAAPDALTAYWNALPEAGDAKILADAGFDAATDADAVLRDFARSPGVRGLSDAARTRLDRVLPALLQGTASSSQPMLALKRLLALLHNVLRRSAYLALLDEQPAALSRLIEVVSRSALLAERLASHPLLLDELLDARVVGPLPGREELLAACAEVDGGDDTELTLQALNEVRQSLSFRIAMALRDGRQSAQDSARQLAWLADGVVARVLRLAEQEVAAAHGRVPGARFAVLGYGSLGGEELGFGSDLDLVFLYDLPAADAGAQAAGSEAAGSEPASFEPASSDGARALDAPRWFARLAQKIVALLGAVTAGGRLFDIDVRLRPDGAKGLLVSSLASFADYQRERAWTWEHQALVRARFIAGDAALGRSFEGVRWRTLASERDPVKVYEDVGAMRRRMRAELDRSDAAAFDLKQGEGGLVDLEFLLQALVLRYARRYTMVREARDTAGLIDAVNSIGVLDDTIAASLRVAHATLLSRGLDCTLDRRARRVAPDEAVEAARAAIRAAVVEQGLVFV encoded by the coding sequence TCACGCTCGCGGCCGACGACGGCGCCACGCCGCTGCCGCCGCCGCAACTCGATAGCGAGCATCGCGCCGACTGGGGCACGCGCCTGCGCCGTTACCGCAGCGCCGGTTCCACCCGCTTGATCTGGCGCGACGCGCTCGGCCTGGACAGCGTCGAGGACACGCTCGACGGCAGCACCCATCTGGCCGAGGTTTGCCTGCGCATCGCACTGCAAGCGCTGGAGGACGAATTCGCCCAGCGCCACGGCGTGATCCGCACGCCCGATGGGCAACGCGTCGGGCTGGTGGTGTTCGGCCTGGGCAAGCTCGGCGGCGGCGAACTCAATTTCAGTTCCGATGTCGATCTGGTCTACGCCTACGAACACGACGGCAGCACCCAGTTCGACGGCCGCGACGCCGCGCGCGCGCTCGATGCGGAAACTTATTTCGCCAAGCTCGGCCAGCAACTCGCGCGCCTGCTCGACGAACTCACCGCCGAGGGCTTCTGCCATCGCGTCGACCTGCGCCTGCGCCCGTACGGCAATGCCGGCCGCGTGGCCTGGTCGTTCGCGGCGATGGAGCAGTACTTCCAGCGCGAAGGTCGCGATTGGGAACGTTACGCCTGGCAGAAGGCGCGTCCGGTCGCCGGCGATGCGCAGGCCGGCGAACGCTTCCTCGATAGCCTGCGTCCGTTCGTGTACCGGCGCTATCTGGATTTCGGCGCGCTCGACGGCCTGCGTTCGATGAAGGCCGCGATCAGCGCCGAGGTCGCGCGCAAGGAACTGGCCGACGACATCAAGCGCGGGCCCGGCGGCATTCGCGAAATCGAATTCCTGGTCCAGGCCCTGCAGCTGATCCGCGGCGGCCGCGAGGCCGAACTGCGCGGCCGTCGCTTGTTGCCGGCGCTGCGCGAACTGGTCGCGCAGCGCCAGATCAGCGAGGAGGCCGGCGCCGCGCTGGGCGAGGACTACCGTTTCCTGCGCCGGCTGGAAAACCGTTTGCAGATGCTGCGCGATGCGCAGACCCACGCCTTGCCGAGCCTGCAGGCCGATCGCGAACGCATCGCCGCCGGCCTGGACTATCCCGATTGGGCCGCGTTGCTGAGCGATCTGGAGCGCCGCCGCGAACGCATCACCGCCGAATTCGATGCCTTGCTCGCGCCGCGCCGCCGCCGCGCCGCGCCCGATGCGCTGACCGCGTACTGGAACGCGCTGCCCGAGGCCGGCGACGCGAAGATCCTGGCCGACGCCGGGTTCGACGCCGCCACCGACGCCGATGCGGTGTTGCGCGACTTCGCCCGCAGCCCCGGCGTGCGCGGCCTGTCGGATGCGGCGCGCACGCGCCTGGACCGCGTGTTGCCGGCCCTGCTGCAGGGCACCGCGTCGTCGTCGCAACCGATGCTCGCGCTCAAGCGCTTGCTCGCGCTGCTGCACAACGTATTGCGCCGCAGCGCCTATCTGGCCTTGCTCGACGAACAGCCGGCGGCGTTGTCGCGGCTGATCGAAGTGGTGTCGCGCAGCGCGCTGTTGGCCGAACGCCTGGCCTCGCATCCCTTGTTGCTGGACGAACTGCTCGACGCGCGCGTGGTCGGTCCGTTGCCGGGCCGCGAGGAGTTGCTCGCCGCCTGCGCCGAAGTCGATGGCGGCGACGACACCGAACTGACCTTGCAGGCGCTCAACGAAGTGCGCCAGTCGCTGAGTTTCCGCATCGCGATGGCGCTGCGCGACGGGCGTCAGTCGGCGCAGGACAGCGCGCGCCAGTTGGCCTGGCTCGCCGACGGCGTGGTCGCGCGGGTGCTGCGCCTGGCCGAGCAGGAAGTCGCCGCCGCGCATGGCCGGGTGCCGGGCGCGCGTTTCGCCGTGCTCGGTTATGGCAGCCTCGGCGGCGAGGAGCTGGGGTTCGGTTCGGACCTGGATCTGGTGTTCCTGTACGACCTGCCCGCGGCCGACGCGGGCGCGCAAGCGGCAGGCTCTGAAGCGGCCGGTTCTGAGCCGGCCAGCTTTGAACCGGCAAGTTCCGACGGCGCGCGCGCCCTGGATGCGCCGCGCTGGTTCGCGCGGCTGGCGCAGAAAATCGTCGCCCTGCTCGGCGCGGTGACCGCGGGCGGTCGTTTGTTCGATATCGACGTGCGGCTGCGCCCCGATGGCGCCAAGGGCCTGCTGGTGTCGTCGTTGGCGAGCTTCGCCGACTACCAGCGCGAGCGCGCCTGGACCTGGGAGCATCAGGCCTTGGTGCGCGCGCGCTTCATCGCCGGCGACGCGGCGCTGGGCCGAAGTTTCGAAGGGGTTCGCTGGCGAACGCTGGCGAGCGAGCGCGATCCGGTCAAGGTCTACGAGGACGTCGGCGCGATGCGCCGGCGCATGCGCGCCGAACTCGATCGCAGCGACGCGGCGGCGTTCGACCTCAAACAGGGCGAAGGCGGCCTGGTCGATCTGGAGTTCCTGTTGCAGGCGTTGGTGCTGCGTTACGCGCGGCGCTACACGATGGTGCGCGAAGCGCGCGATACGGCCGGGCTGATCGACGCGGTTAACAGCATCGGCGTGCTCGACGATACGATCGCGGCGTCGTTGCGGGTCGCGCATGCGACCTTGCTGTCGCGCGGGTTGGATTGCACCCTGGACCGGCGTGCGCGGCGGGTCGCTCCGGACGAGGCGGTGGAAGCGGCGCGCGCGGCGATTCGCGCGGCGGTGGTGGAGCAGGGGCTGGTGTTCGTATAA
- a CDS encoding glycosyltransferase: MTPVQPTHARRLTVMQLLPALESGGVERSTLEIADALVRAGHRAIVVSAGGRLVPQLLASGAEHIELSIGRKSPSTLLHVFALRRLWAQLGVDLVHARSRLPAWIGLMAWRGLPESARPHWVTTVHGLNSPSRYSAVMTRGERVICVSNTVRDYVLQHYPDTDADTLRVIPRGIDPAAFARAPSPDPQARAWAASLHPALAGDGPLLLLPGRGTRLKGHADALTLLAALRADGRDARLWLPGARASGREAYIAELEAQAQALGIEQAIALTPPTDAIARAYAASDLVLQLSRKPEAFGRTVIEALSVGRPVLGWNHGGVGELLARLQPRGAVAAFDQHALHSAACELLTQAPAPVDTMAFSLRAMQEATLAVYAELVDTA, translated from the coding sequence ATGACGCCCGTGCAGCCGACCCACGCGCGCCGGCTGACGGTGATGCAGTTGCTGCCGGCGCTGGAATCCGGCGGGGTCGAACGCTCCACCCTGGAAATCGCCGACGCGCTGGTGCGCGCCGGCCATCGCGCGATCGTCGTGTCCGCCGGCGGCCGTCTGGTGCCGCAGTTGCTCGCGTCCGGCGCCGAACACATCGAACTGTCGATAGGACGCAAGTCGCCGTCGACCTTGCTGCACGTGTTCGCGCTGCGCCGGTTGTGGGCGCAGCTCGGCGTCGACCTGGTGCATGCGCGTTCGCGCCTGCCGGCCTGGATCGGCCTGATGGCCTGGCGCGGGCTGCCTGAGTCGGCGCGGCCGCATTGGGTCACCACCGTCCACGGTCTGAATTCGCCGTCGCGCTACAGTGCGGTGATGACCCGCGGCGAGCGGGTGATCTGCGTATCGAACACAGTCCGCGACTACGTCCTGCAGCATTACCCCGACACCGATGCCGACACCTTGCGGGTGATTCCGCGCGGCATCGATCCGGCCGCGTTCGCGCGCGCGCCATCGCCCGATCCGCAGGCGCGCGCCTGGGCGGCGTCCTTGCATCCGGCCTTGGCCGGCGACGGCCCGCTGCTGCTGTTGCCCGGCCGCGGCACCCGCCTGAAGGGCCATGCCGATGCGCTGACCCTGCTGGCCGCGCTGCGCGCCGACGGGCGCGATGCGCGCCTGTGGCTGCCCGGCGCGCGCGCCAGCGGACGCGAGGCCTACATCGCCGAACTCGAGGCGCAGGCGCAGGCCCTGGGTATCGAGCAGGCGATCGCCTTGACCCCGCCCACCGACGCGATCGCGCGCGCTTACGCCGCCAGCGATCTGGTGCTGCAGTTGTCGCGCAAACCCGAAGCTTTCGGCCGCACCGTGATCGAAGCCTTGTCGGTCGGCCGGCCGGTGCTGGGCTGGAACCACGGCGGCGTCGGCGAACTGCTCGCGCGCCTGCAGCCGCGCGGCGCGGTCGCCGCGTTCGATCAGCACGCCTTGCACAGCGCGGCTTGCGAATTGCTAACGCAAGCGCCCGCGCCAGTGGATACGATGGCGTTTTCCCTGCGGGCCATGCAGGAGGCCACGCTTGCCGTCTATGCCGAACTCGTCGACACCGCCTGA
- a CDS encoding zinc-finger domain-containing protein, producing the protein MTTAANAHPTQASADLRYTVTRADLPLSCPLPSMALWNSHPRVYLPIEAERECLCPYCGSHFTLVDD; encoded by the coding sequence ATGACCACCGCAGCCAACGCCCATCCCACCCAGGCCAGCGCCGACCTGCGCTACACCGTCACCCGCGCGGACCTGCCGCTGAGCTGCCCGCTGCCGTCAATGGCGCTGTGGAACTCGCACCCGCGCGTGTACCTGCCGATCGAAGCCGAGCGCGAATGCCTGTGCCCGTACTGCGGCTCGCATTTCACCCTGGTCGACGACTGA
- the lpxL gene encoding LpxL/LpxP family Kdo(2)-lipid IV(A) lauroyl/palmitoleoyl acyltransferase: MAESILPPRPSLLSPRLWPMWLALAAMCAGARLPWGLQRALGALIGAFALRAASERRRAARINLKLCFPEKSEAEREILLRESFRDLGVGFFEFARAWWGEVAPMRRTVKIEGLELLDEVRASGRGVLMISGHFMTLEMCGRLMCDHLPLAGMYRKHRNPVMEWAVKRGRLRYAAAMFTNEEIRPAMRHLKQGGFLWYAPDQDMRGKDTVFAPFFGVPAATITATHQFARLSGCAVVPFFHRREGADYILRVGAPLPEFPSSDATQDSARVNAQIEAMVRQAPTQYLWIHRRFKRRPAGMVSPYKKQP; encoded by the coding sequence ATGGCCGAATCGATCCTGCCCCCACGTCCGTCCCTGCTCTCGCCGCGCCTGTGGCCCATGTGGCTCGCGCTGGCCGCGATGTGCGCGGGCGCGCGCCTGCCCTGGGGCCTGCAACGCGCCCTGGGCGCGCTGATCGGCGCATTCGCGCTGCGCGCGGCGAGCGAGCGCCGGCGCGCGGCGCGGATCAACCTGAAGCTGTGCTTCCCCGAAAAAAGCGAAGCCGAACGCGAGATCCTGCTGCGCGAAAGCTTCCGCGACCTGGGCGTGGGCTTCTTCGAATTCGCCCGCGCGTGGTGGGGCGAGGTCGCGCCGATGCGGCGCACGGTCAAGATCGAAGGGCTGGAATTGCTCGACGAGGTGCGCGCGTCCGGACGCGGCGTGCTGATGATCTCGGGCCATTTCATGACCCTGGAGATGTGCGGCCGACTGATGTGCGATCACCTGCCGCTGGCCGGCATGTACCGCAAGCACCGCAATCCGGTGATGGAATGGGCGGTCAAGCGCGGGCGCCTGCGCTACGCGGCGGCGATGTTCACCAACGAGGAAATCCGCCCGGCGATGCGCCACCTCAAGCAGGGCGGTTTCCTGTGGTACGCGCCGGACCAGGACATGCGCGGCAAGGACACCGTGTTCGCGCCGTTCTTCGGCGTGCCGGCGGCGACGATCACCGCGACCCATCAGTTCGCGCGCCTGAGCGGCTGCGCGGTCGTGCCGTTCTTCCATCGTCGCGAAGGCGCCGATTACATCCTGCGCGTCGGCGCGCCGCTGCCCGAGTTTCCGTCCAGCGATGCGACGCAAGACAGCGCGCGGGTCAACGCGCAGATCGAAGCGATGGTGCGGCAGGCGCCGACGCAGTACCTGTGGATCCACCGCCGTTTCAAGCGGCGACCGGCGGGCATGGTGTCGCCGTACAAGAAACAACCCTGA
- a CDS encoding malonic semialdehyde reductase, which yields MSKALDDQTLDQLFRTARTHNVLGGQISDETLRQLYDLAKWGPTSANGSPARFVFVKSAEAKQKLAPALSEGNRAKTLAAPVTVIVGHDLEFYEKLPYLFPHDDARSWFAGNEASINVTAFRNGSLQGAYLILAARALGLDTGPMSGFDNAKVDEAFFAGTKIKSNFLINLGAGDHAQLFPRSPRLPFDEAARID from the coding sequence ATGTCCAAGGCTCTTGACGACCAGACGCTCGATCAGCTGTTCCGCACCGCCCGCACCCACAACGTGCTCGGCGGGCAGATCAGCGACGAGACGCTGCGCCAGCTCTACGACTTGGCGAAATGGGGCCCGACCAGCGCCAACGGTTCGCCGGCGCGCTTCGTGTTCGTCAAATCCGCCGAGGCCAAGCAGAAGCTTGCGCCGGCCCTGTCCGAAGGCAATCGGGCCAAGACCCTGGCCGCGCCGGTCACGGTGATCGTCGGCCACGACCTGGAGTTCTACGAAAAGCTGCCCTACCTGTTCCCGCACGACGACGCGCGCAGCTGGTTCGCCGGCAACGAAGCGTCGATCAACGTCACCGCGTTCCGCAACGGCAGCCTGCAGGGCGCGTACCTGATCCTGGCCGCGCGCGCCCTGGGCCTGGACACCGGCCCGATGTCGGGCTTCGACAACGCCAAGGTCGACGAGGCCTTCTTCGCCGGCACCAAGATCAAGTCCAACTTCCTGATCAACCTCGGCGCCGGCGACCACGCCCAGTTGTTCCCGCGTTCGCCGCGCCTGCCGTTCGACGAGGCCGCGCGCATCGACTGA
- a CDS encoding immunity 22 family protein has protein sequence MIDDTTRGVISVWMGTSTQSLEAFNRYTEGMESSGSGCPAHRDFGCDFIDSDFFVAYGTAGNKVIPVEQLVKEVGVNAIQTEQAILARCHALGVTEGNSLYYYDHCTFHEDTPGRLYNELRFIGSFADPRRRIG, from the coding sequence ATGATCGACGACACCACTCGCGGCGTGATCTCGGTCTGGATGGGCACCTCCACCCAATCGCTGGAAGCCTTCAACCGCTACACCGAAGGCATGGAGTCGTCCGGCTCGGGTTGCCCCGCGCATCGCGATTTCGGCTGCGACTTCATCGACTCGGATTTCTTCGTCGCCTACGGCACCGCCGGCAACAAAGTGATTCCGGTCGAGCAACTGGTCAAGGAAGTCGGCGTCAACGCGATCCAGACCGAACAGGCGATCCTCGCGCGTTGCCATGCCTTGGGCGTGACCGAAGGCAACTCGCTGTACTACTACGATCACTGCACCTTCCACGAAGACACGCCGGGCCGGCTGTACAACGAACTGCGCTTCATCGGCAGCTTCGCCGACCCGCGCCGCCGGATTGGCTGA
- a CDS encoding pirin family protein — protein MIIERPSSARGRVQAGWLDSRHTFSFGGYYDPAWMGFGCLRVINEDRVDPGAGFAPHRHANMEILSYVLSGALAHRDSSGGGGVIGPRTLQWMSAGHGVEHSEYNASKTEPVHFLQIWVQSDRLNAQPAYAHSDAPPDRDGEFVLRASRDGAQGGLPIRQDLLLYSLSLGAGVSARRTLESGRWYWLQVAHGRIEVDGRVLEAGDALGFREESGERVLIGLGDTPADVLWFDLAAG, from the coding sequence ATGATCATCGAACGTCCCTCCAGCGCCCGCGGCCGCGTCCAGGCCGGCTGGCTCGACAGCCGCCACACGTTTTCGTTTGGCGGTTATTACGATCCGGCCTGGATGGGCTTCGGGTGTCTGCGGGTGATCAACGAAGACCGCGTCGATCCCGGCGCGGGCTTCGCGCCGCATCGCCACGCCAACATGGAAATCCTCAGCTACGTGCTGAGCGGCGCGCTGGCGCATCGCGACAGCAGCGGCGGGGGCGGCGTGATCGGCCCTCGCACCTTGCAGTGGATGAGCGCCGGTCACGGCGTGGAACACAGCGAGTACAACGCCTCCAAGACCGAGCCCGTGCATTTTCTGCAGATCTGGGTTCAATCCGATCGCTTGAATGCGCAGCCGGCGTACGCGCATAGCGATGCGCCGCCGGATCGCGACGGCGAGTTCGTGCTGCGCGCTTCGCGCGATGGCGCTCAGGGCGGGTTGCCGATTCGTCAGGATCTGTTGCTGTATTCGCTGAGCTTGGGCGCGGGGGTCAGTGCGCGGCGCACGCTTGAGAGTGGGCGCTGGTATTGGCTGCAGGTTGCGCACGGGCGGATCGAGGTCGACGGGCGGGTGCTCGAGGCCGGCGATGCGTTGGGGTTTCGCGAAGAATCGGGCGAGCGGGTGTTGATCGGGCTGGGCGATACGCCGGCCGATGTGCTTTGGTTTGATTTGGCTGCGGGTTGA